GTTGTCTCCACTCTGATCAGCAGCACCCAGTCTGACATggtgtaatttattttctgcatgACTATCACTGCCAACGCATGAAACATGCATAAGTTGGGCAAAGCAGAGATTTCCACTCATTATCCACCTACCCCTGATTGAAACACAGCACCTGCACCAAAATATTGTTCTGCTCCAAACTCTGCAAGGCAAACATGTTGGTGTCAGGAAACGTTTTCACAGGcggccctgctccctgcctgacAGGATGATCATCACCAGCTATTGCTCCTTCAAACACTTGAACCAAGAGCTCAAAACACTCCTGGTACTTTCTCCATAAGCCAAGGCCATGCAAACTCTGCGAAGTTGGTTTTTCTTCCAGAGTCTTAAAAATCACAACcttgtttctcttctttatACTTGACTCACAAGAAGCCCAATTTTACACTTTGAGCACCAGCTTCACATGCTGCTAAAATAAAACTTATTGACACCCCCTGGAATGCCATTCCAAAGCACTCAAGAACTCTCTCAGCTGAGCCTGggatgggttttttcccttggtACAGTGCTTGTAATGGAAAAAGCAAATCCTGAAATCCTTCACCCGACTCCTTGTATTTTTCTAACTTTCTCTGAGAGTACAAAGAAGGAATCTTCAAAACTGACAAGAAGAAACAAGTTCTTCTAGTGGAAAATTGCCAAGATGTTTGCAGAAAAATAAACTGTTCAAGACTAATTTTAAGAGGCAATTAATAGCATTTCCTCTGTTAGCACACTATCACAATGTTAAGTGCAAAGTTATTTGTGTGTAATGGATGCAGCTGCATCTTTAATCTAATTTACTTAATAAACGTGGCAAGTAAAATTTGTAGTGGAATGGGTAATATTCTACCTTGAATAGTAATTGTAGCTGAAGCCATCTAAAACACAGAACACCATTAATGCTATGAAGTTTGGAGTAGTGGCACAAAGACTCACTTTAATCAACTTTAATTTCTCACCTGACTGCTCAGGCTGCACTCAAACACTTCAACACCAAACCATCCcctcagcacagggcaggacaggcaATTCTGTGCAGCAAGAGATGGTTTCTACCCATCAGCCTCTATCACCAATTCAGAATCAATATTTGAGCTTCTCCCTTTTAAAGAAAGAGGACACACACAGGACTGAACCAACACCATAAAAAACTTTTCACAATATTCAACCTAAAGGAGAAAAGGATGTCTTCAAGTGCTCAGTTTCCACATAAAAAAACCAGTGGAATttgctacagaaaaaaaacaggTGGTTTTTAAAATCAATCCTCATTGAATCAATTTTGCTGAATAACAAAATTTTTTATGATTAACAACTGGGAGGAAAACCAtcttcagaaaggataaaaatatGGCCttctaaataaagaaataatgaagTTTAACATTCTTTATCTGGAATTTCAAGCTCAGGTCAGACATTTGGATTGCATAAATAATTCTGATACCACTCAGGCGTAACCAGTCCTGCTCCTTCAGAAGTTACTGAACACTGTGGGGATGTGAGTTATGCCATTATTGAGGAACATCAGACTGAATCACTGTGGAGTCAGCTAAGGGATGATTTATTCTGTTTTAAGCACACCTGGAGAATTTTGCATGTACCTACCCAGACACACACTTTTCATGAAATAACTTACCTTGACATCACCATTTTCAGGAGTTCAGAGTGTCCAAAGCCATATATCACTGCAAATATTTATAACCACATGAAACCCCTTCCATACCACTCCTCCTCTTCCACAGCACTTCTCCTGTAACAAATGCCAACAGCATTCCTACTGGAcgggctcagcagcagcctgtaCTCGTTGGCAGGACAAAGGATGATGGTTTTTGATGGTGGGTGGAAGAAGAAAGCAGATTTCAAACCCACCAATCCCATCTTCATTGCCACAGCATCAACCCTCCTTCCCACCAGCCCTGACAGAGTTTGTGCTAAGGGAGACACTTCTGTGGTGGGAAAGTGAGGCTGTCCAGAGCTTTGAAgtgtaaaaacagaaaaaaaaccaagttaatgggttaaaattaaaaataaccaaGGCTGCAAGATCCTCCCCAGAAGAGGTTTCCAAAAGGACAGCAGCATATTTGACATCAGACTGACAGTGCTGATAAAATATCTTTCTCAAAGCAAAGGCAGCCATTGGGAACAAATGCAGGTACAGACAACAAATAAAGACAGACACTCTGTATAAGTAACAACTTTATTGTAACTTGATGTGCTGAAAcgcaaaaatattttcagcaacAAGGTACAAAAAGTATTTCACCATTAACATCAGCTGATAAAAAAAGGCTGGATGGTTTGATACGACTGTTTACATATCTGAATTTCTCTTTATCATTTCCACCCCAAAACAGGTCCAAGTCATTTCACTGGTTTAACTTCTAAAATAGGACTCATTGATCTTAAGCCTTCAAAAACCAGGTTACAAATACAGTGAAGTTCCTTGCAAAACACTTGAAATAGTGAATTCCCTTTACAAACATAgtccatttactgtaagcagaaGCCAAGATATGAGACTAAGTGTCTTGGCTAGCTAAGGAGCTAAGCTCTGCACTAAATACACTACTGACAACAGACAGGACAGGTAACATTCCATTTgtcaattacaaaaaaaaaaaaaaagcaattaagCTTAGGAATTTTAATAAACTGTAAAACTGAACAAAATTTGACAACATTTCAGGTAGCAGTACCTCACATTTGCAATTCACTGCCTTCTATGAAACACAGTTTCAAATAGTGCACATGGCTTTTATTCTCTCAAAGGAGAAGCCTTGCTGTGAGGATTTAAAAGGAACACAATCTCTGTGTAGGTCCTCTACTGATCTCCTCTGCAAAGGTGAATTTTATACTAAATACTCAATGTGTAGAAAAACATCAGAACTAGAGTAACCTTGTGTCCATGATTATCACGTTTTGACATACACTTATCTTGTAACAGCAAATATTATCACAATTTCACAAAAATATACCATTACTCAACTTGTATCTGTAATACTTATTCCACTTGCTTGTGTAGTTTGTACCTTGATGAAATTGAATTTAGGAAGCAAGAATCAACATGCAACAGAGGTCAAATGCAATTTGAACTTTTCCATCTCAATTGTGTACCAAAGAGCATTCTTCTTCACCTTTACAAATACGTTTTACAAAGACCTTGCACCCTGTTAAATCATCCCTTCATTGCAACGGTTTCCTATAAAGGCACAATGTGTTCATACTTCTGCATGCAGTAAATGGACTAGGAAATAAGGATTATTTATTGAAGCAACTTCCACCCAAAGCATCTCCTTAGGAGAGGTctgaatggagaaaaaaaaaatatatatataatacataatagcATTTTAACAGCAAATTGAGTCCTTATTTTTAGAAAGTCACCCTTGACAAAAAACACCAcacagtcacacacacacacacgcacacacacacaggacacATGCAGGGTTCTCCCCAGAAAAGCACAGAAGTGGTGGTTCACATCTAGGAGAGTAGTGTTGGCAAGCCAAAACATGGCACCTTCATACATAGGCATATTCCTAACCCGGAGGGAACACCAGGAAAAACCCCCAGGGTCTCAGCCTGGAAAAACCTGACCACAGATTATTCCTGATCCGCTGCACTTCCAACTGAGGCTTTAAGGGCAACTTCTTGAGATGTGGGGAATGAAACTGAGTTACTGAATCCAAAGGGGGAGGTTGGAATCATCAACGTCCCGTTCCAGTGAGAACACTGCATGTAGGTAATTAAAGAGGTGAATAATTAGTGCACTCACTTAAGATTACAGCAACTGCTTTACCTTTTTCTCAAGATCTGTCAGAACCtgaaaacataaataaataaagtccAATCTGAACAGATGGATCAGCAGAGGGCTCTTTCCTGTTGGTGTACACACAGTTCACACTGCCTGGCTCGAGGAGGGGACACTCCATGATGCACACAATATCACAGCACAGTGTCTGACACTTTTTTGGTACAAAGTGTGCTATTaggcttgaaaaaaaaaaatcctagcaatCTTTAAGCTTTCCATCTGATTACTGTAAGTTGTTGCTTTAGAACAGGCTGACCTGGGCAATCATTACAGCATTAAATATTCAAGTCACTTTGCACGTGAGCGCTGCGAGCGTTACAGTGATGAGGAGCTGAAGTCCCAACACGTTACACAGTGCAGCAAAAATATGATTCTGGAATAAACACCTTCACCTCCTGTTGTGGAGAATGCTTGTGAGACCTTATCTcagataaatatttaaaaattgatAAATCTCTGTATATATATCATTTGATGCCTTGTGTATTATTAAAATTTCTGATTTTACACTTTAGCCATCACAAAGGTTTAGCTAGAAggtaagaaaaaattaatttttaagggTTTTAGTCTTCAAAATGGGACTGggcatttttttccaatttaccTTTATAAGTGGTTTACTAGATGCCCAagtataaaattaaatattctttCCTCTAAAAATTTCATTCAGAGCAAGTCAGATGAATCTCAATGAAATGAGGATGGAGAAACAATCTGAAAttcttcctctcttccctgCACGACTTTTTTTAATAGGCAAACTGAAACCCCTAGACAAAGTTGTTTATAAATTAGGTGAGATCTCCTCCCATTCCCCACTGTAAAATCCAAAtcttccccccaaaaaagaaatacagcatATTATCACTATTACAGTAAACTCAATGCAATAACTCAGGGAACATTTAGAGTGTGCACTACTGCAGACTTTTCCTCCCAATTGTAAACAAAGCTATCAAACACTGAGGATGTTGATATTAAAGCTAAGGTTCATATAGTAAAGAACTGGCCCATGACAAGCAGTTTACAAATGTTTCATCCTTTTTTCACATTATGCAGAATTTCAATACCATCCACATTATGCAGAATTTCAATACCATCCACAATGCTAGTACAAGAACTGAAATGCAAGACTGAGCAAGTCTGTGCTTGCAGATACCATCTGACATTTCAGGGAAATACTCCTGGATGTGTGCACAGCCTCCCCAGGTGTTTGTGGGAGCCGTGCATGTACGTCAAGATGGGAAAAATCCCCTCAAAGTTTTTACCATTCACATGCCTTTTTCAAATAAGCgaaaatattttgttacttAAATATGAAAGCTCGCAATAGCCACCTTCAATTGAGTCTTAAAAAGACATGCCTTTCTTTTCTAACAAAACTAAATCCCATGTGGCTGTGGGCATCTTAAAATGTATCTAAAAAGTTAAGCCACAATTACCTGTACCTCATTAATTCATCAAAAGCAAAATATATATGTACCACACAACATACAAAAGTTACACATTAAAAGTGCATATTCAAAATCCATTTGGCCCATTTCCTCAATTTACATTTGGTCATTCTATGCATCCTTGACTTTTCTATGCAACCATACACTGGGATATATTTATTCCATTTACAATACCATTCCTTTTCACATTGAGCTCCTTTACTTCTCGTTCAGTTCTGCATTAAATGTAAACTAATGATGGACCGTACAGAAACACAAGCAACAGGTTTATTCTGTGTTTCTCTTCACTGCTGGGACAGCTTTGACACACACACAATAAGCATTACAAACTGtaatgaaaatacatttttgggCCAAACCATTGCATATTTGCCCccacaatgaaaaataaattatgttcAAAGCAGTATATTGCCATAAATAGCCTGTGGGCATTTGCTGAAGGTAAACAGGCTCTCCCTATATTTAGCACTTGCCTAGGGTACATGATGTGCCTCTGGCTCAAGTGCTTTTAATGAGAGGCCAGCCAAAACCTTCCAGTTAGCACAGGACCAAACtataatctttttctttttttcttctgaaaataatGGAAGATCCCTTTCAAAAATTAATCTTCAGTTATCAACTTTACTGCATTATGGAGCTAGTGCAATCCTGCAGAGCCTAGTCAAAAAGACAAGGCAcgttaaaaaataataataaaaaaatcaagatacATTAGACTATATGGACTAGAGAGTCATTGAAGATAATTTAAGGCCTTTCAGTGAATTAGAGTAATCAGTCTAATTTAAAGCTGAGGATTAAACCATAAATTATCCATCTGAAAAGCAAACAATAGGCTTTTTCAGCTTCTGTTCTGTGGACAAGAATAACAAAAACTCTTGTTATGGTTTGTGAAAACACCTCTGGACAAGGAGGAGTGGAGTCAGTCCAATTTCTCTAGAGTTCATGGAAGATCTCAGGACTGTTTTAGCCGTTTGCGTGGAATGCCAAACTGTGGACACTGTGCAGACGCCAGAGCACGAAAGGCCTCGGCTACTAAGTGAGGGTGGGAGTGGATCATGGACTTCCAGCCTGCAGTTTCCATTATGTCTGTTGCTTGGCTGAAAACAGAAGCATTAAGAACAGTCACACCATTTCACAGACCAAATGCACGGTGGAGAAGAGCAGGCAAGGCAGAAGTGCTGCAGTGAAATATTGTGGGACAGACCGGGGATGCCGGGGAGGGTGCCAACAGAGAGAAGCAGCAATTTGCAATTTGGGTATGGAAATATAATCAGATGTGGGACAAAAGGTACTTGTTCTGCTCTACTCAGTACCAGCCAGACCTCAGCTAGAGAACTGTGTCAGAATAACCACCTTGAAATTGCTCATGAGAAACAATAAAGAGGAAAACTAGGAAGAAAATGAGGTCTAGTGCAGAGACAAAAAGCAAGGGAAGACACGATAATCTCATTACATTAAAGGGCATGCTCAATTTGGGGAGAGAGAAGGATGACAAGATGAATCAGCTGAAACTGCCTCAAAAATGATGCAGTTCATCTCCTACAAAGAGCCATGAAGGCAGATTAGCTGGCTGGCTCCAGACCCCTTCACTGGGAGCCTGCAGTCTCAGTCTCATATTGAGAACATTCACTCTTTTTTCAGTGCAGATGATGGGCCACATTCAAAATAGCTCTCAATGGCCACTGTTGATTTTTAACTAACACAAAAGTAACAACAGATTTTAGCAAGTATCACACTTACACCCAAGAGATAAAAACTATGTATTTACTCAATGTATATATTTACTTTTTGGttaaataacaggaaaaaaagcaaaaaattcaCTTGCACATGAAGAATATTGTATTGGTTGGGTTGCATGTCACACTGACACAGGATAAATTTGAAACTAATATGCATCAATCCCAAGTTCCCAATGCTCTGCATTTTCACAAGCCTGTTGTGAGCACCCTCACACTGTTTCAGGAACATTATCAAGCATGAAGTTATCAGCTGACCTCTACACCACATGATCTCTAATCTTTGGTAGATTTCTTATGCAAGCCTTTAATCTGCTGCTGCAAGTCAGTGAGGGTAAGGGCCTTGAGAAACAATACTAAAGTTCAGACTCCCTGGTGCCCAGAATCAGTAAATTAAGCCAGGCCCTCTCCTACTATTTCCTTGAATTCCTGTACATGTTTTAGCTGAAGCAAAGATGGACAGCATGTTAACTAGCAAACATTCAAGACAGAAATCAGCTCAGGAACTTCCAAATCACTTGAGAAGAAATACATCAAGTAGTTATATAGTTATGATTCTGACTTATCTCTATTACTGATATTTTACTATTTACTTTCACCACCCACTGCTTTTTCACATCATGCTCAATCATTACGCCtatgaaacctttttttttcagggagaaACAACAATTTAAACTAAGTGGTGCAATACAGCCTTTAAGTTCTCTGGAGATTCTGATGGTAAGAACTAAGTGCTCCACTGCCCTTACACTGAGCCTACTGCCAGCTCTTCTGCAGCTGGCTGCCTTCCACTCTGTGAttcactggagctgctgcaaTCCAGAGCCTGAGCCACACAGTCTCAACCTATTTCCAGTGTAGGCAGGAGCCCTCAGAGTCAGAGGGACCAGACTGACGAGTTGTGTGGCCTCCAGAGCACTTGTGCTGGCGTGTGGGAAGGTGCACAAACACGTCCCCAAAGGCAAAGAGAGCAACTGCCCTCCTGTCTGTGGAAATACTGCAGGCTCACACTGACCCAAGCAAGTCTCAAAACCACACTGGGGTTATCACTCCTCCAGGCACAAAGCTGGGTACTCATGAGAATGGTTCTCTCTATAAAGTCTGCTTCCATCATCTCACAGCACTGTGCCCCTGGGAGAGGGAATGAAAACCAGCTATTGTTAGGATCTCACACTGGAGAGCAGCTAACATTCCCTGGCATTTAAAGGGGGAGTCACAATTATAACTGGGGTAGCATCTGCTGAATCCTACTTTACTTACAGTCAGTGACAGGCCTCAGTAGTGTGGAAATGAAGCAACAGTTCTTAAGATCTGCAGTCTACTTAGCAGTGTTTGTACAGAACATCGTGGGGCAGGGAAACTTACTTGCTATTCCAGTTTTTCCCATCTTTACACCCAAGTTGTCTAAGAACACTGCACCTGCAAGAGAGAAGTGTGCTAATATTGAGAAAGTACACTAAATATAAACACAAAGATGTTTAGTAAGTAATCCAAGTGTTACTTGCCTGTTAATAAAGTCTATTGCTTGTGCTTTTAGCTGTTCAGCGCTGTGCAAATCTGCGAGGATAAGAATGTCAGCAACATTTTCTACCGAGAGGTTACTACAGAGTGCTTCCTCACACATCACCTTCAGCCGTTCCAGTGCATactggagagagagaaaaactgcACTAATCATTCCTCAAACTCattccctctgtccccatctCTGCAGTTCTTAAGACACTTCCAGCCAGGCTTGGTGCTTCCCGAGTTTAACATCAAACTGCTTCCCCATGGGTGCTACACAGTGCAATGTGCTGCACTGGACAGTTCTCAGATGGAACACAGGCATTAGGCTTGGCACAAACTCATTAAGGATCTTGTTGACAGAGTTTTTAGCAAATAACAGAAATAACTCATTCAGTAGTTTTCATTTCACTTTTGTTTGGTAAGGGAGGAGGAGCAAGGAGCCAAATCAGCATTGAACAGGTTCACATCTCTAAGTGAGGGACAGGAAATGAGACAATGGAGTTTCATCAACTACATTGTTTAAAACAATCCAACCCATCTCTGaattccccaatttccctcATACCTTTGATAAAGCCTACAAGAAATTTGATGGGAAAAAACTGCATTCCCATATTATATTTTGCATTAATAAACCATGCTTCTTTTTTGAAGGATGTCACAGTCTGAACaggtttcatttttgttttctggtaTTGCAGACAATCATATATATCAACCTTATAACAGTCAATCTCATATAATCAACCTTATGATGATCTCTACATTTATCAATTATGCCCTAAATCAAGGCCAGCATTCAAATAAACCCTTAATTGCTGAGCTGCTATAAATCCCTATATCTCAAAAATCacagcagaaaaagtatttcaaaGAACAACAATTTTAAGAGTAGACATGATCCCAACAAAGAAGAGATGAAAGATTAGAACTATTAGGTTTGTAGGGAAGACAATActatttgtaaaaaaaatttgataataaataaatacctgaaacatttctctttaaaaacaatcttatactgctaaaaaaatctattctttccaatctttctttatttctgatAAGAACTGCTCCTcatgtttaaaaaaagcaaaatatatatcaaaaaatctgaaaataattttttttaatcagcatTCCCCAACCAAACACTAGATTTGGGAAGTTTGGAGTCAATTACTTACTTTGTCTGCAGCTGCCAACAAATTGTCAGCCATTTTTTCAAGATTTGGTGCTTTTCCTGTGTAAATGAATCTCAtcatttctttaaaaacttCAGGGTCTACATCATTTATTTCTACACGATTCTGGTAAAGAAGAAGAATCAATAAAAGTCTTTGGAATATAGCTACAATTTCGAAGTGAATATTAAATATCAACTGCACGCATGCTACAAGTTTTCATTCACCATCCATCATACAAAATCCTTACAAATTTAAGGTAACATTCAACAATGTTAAGCTGAAAGCAATCAAAATAGCTCTTAAAACTCAGGTAGAAATCAGCTGGAAAAGCTCCAGTAATAAAAagtaattgtaatttttttcctagaaatgCATAACTCTGGAGTCTCTCACATAGACTGTACATAAAAATCAAGAGTTTCAGGAATACTAAAAAATGCTTCTGAGCTTCCAACACAAAGACAATGTGTTTGGAATATCAGAAATCAGAGCAGCAGACAAAACAAATTGAGCCATTCTTGGCTGAACTTAAACTAAGTCAACACAGCCCAGGTTTTGTTCTGAGAATCCAAAAAGCAAACACACTGAGCTGACATCACACAGCTGAAGATTGCCATAATACAACAGAGGCACTGCAAGCTTGACCAATCCTACAACAATATACCCTAAAAGCAACTAATGAAGAGCGAAATGATGTCAAAAATGTAGAAGCAAACCCCAGATTTTTGAAAGGAATATAAAAATCCCAGGCACAGGAGATGTGCATGGTCTGGTTTCCTGTCAGTGCTTAGGAGGAGGGCTGCAGAGGAGATGCACGGATGGATCTGATGAAGGCAAAGGCCTGGTAGGGCACACTACTCAAGCTGTGACATGTTTGGGTTTCTTTCAGACCAGGAATCTCAATAAAATGCTCCCAGTACTCCAATTCCACCTGTGACAGTTTCCAAACTGGAGGTGCTGGGAAGGAAAGTGACCCTCAGCTGTACCACAGCACTACGGTCACCCAAAGTGTTTGTGCACACCAGTGGCATCTCGCAGTTTTCAATGATGGCCATCCATCATAACCCTTCTGTGAGGTGATCAGTTCCTCACCTCTTCATGGATTCTGCCCATAACCAACCCACTTTTGATAATTCTTGAAGAAAGACACAAACAGCTCTTTGCCATGGGAGACATCAAGTGcataaaagcagcagcagtgctttgCTGATTAAGAAACCCTCTATCCAAAACACTTACACAGGTCAAGTGCCTGCAGAAGCTGTGAATGGAAAGGTGTTCCACTGCCTGAGGGATTAATGCCAGGCATAATCCACCTCTTGTTTCTTGGTTACCATAAAAAACACTTTAATACTCTACAGCAAAACCTCAGTCAAGGCAACCAGCTGATGGGAAGATACAAACTGAGGCAAAAAGGGGGCAGATTACCGGGTCAATTACAGCAGTAGCTAATGTTTAAAAACACCATCTAGGGGCAGATACAAGTACCTGGAAAACTCCAGCACCTCTCCACTCTTTCTACACAACTCCCTCAGAACTCACCAGGACAGGTTCATGTCCCTCATGCACCATAAGAACCCTCATCCTCCTCAATCTGCTCTGCCTCAAGTTTTCTGCAATGTCTTCCTCTTTCACAAGGTACAAATATTTACATGTAATATTTTCAGTGAAGCTTACCTTTTTGCTTTCTTCCATTTCATGCTCAAACATTGCATTAAAAACTGGAGATCGTGCTGTATCAAGAAaagtaaatattaaatataatcaaattttaaatttatggcaatttaaattacaaaataatAGCAATACAAAAGTAGAAAGTACCTGCAAGGACAGATTTATGAGCTTTGAATTCTTGTCCTCCTACATAAAAACTGCAATCTGTAAATCTTGTTGTTTCCCAGAGATTCCCTAAATCTTCTGCTAGTCGACATTCAGGTACCTTCAAAGTGTTTGTATTAGACTGTCCTGATATATTTACTGAGTCTTGGACCACGCTTACCTAACAGAAAATCACAGCAAGACAACTCCTTCATAACTGAATGCCAACAAGAATTAAATCACAGTAGTACCTATTGCTA
The nucleotide sequence above comes from Zonotrichia albicollis isolate bZonAlb1 chromosome 10, bZonAlb1.hap1, whole genome shotgun sequence. Encoded proteins:
- the SPOPL gene encoding speckle-type POZ protein-like; its protein translation is MSRVPTPPPPGEMSSGPVAESWCYTQVKVVKFSYMWTINNFSFCREEMGEVLKSSTFSSGPNDKMKWCLRVNPKGLDDESKDYLSLYLLLVSCPKSEVRAKFKFSLLNAKREETKAMESQRAYRFVQGKDWGFKKFIRRDFLLDEANGLLPDDKLTLFCEVSVVQDSVNISGQSNTNTLKVPECRLAEDLGNLWETTRFTDCSFYVGGQEFKAHKSVLAARSPVFNAMFEHEMEESKKNRVEINDVDPEVFKEMMRFIYTGKAPNLEKMADNLLAAADKYALERLKVMCEEALCSNLSVENVADILILADLHSAEQLKAQAIDFINRCSVLRQLGCKDGKNWNSNQATDIMETAGWKSMIHSHPHLVAEAFRALASAQCPQFGIPRKRLKQS